The Dehalogenimonas sp. 4OHTPN genome window below encodes:
- a CDS encoding MASE3 domain-containing protein has product MSTIVDNRQSSDSQARLILAWALAFAGLFLLSRSDFLLFHSIVELIGVVVAFSIFIIAWNARRLLDNGFLLFIGIGFLFVGVLGLMHTLSYRGMGVFIGYEPVNLAAQFWIATRFIQAAVLLAASAFILRRLNVNAAFLGFGVLTILTITSILVWRNFPQMFDPDAGLTTFKIAGEFFITFILVLAIANLRRNRVGLDRTVVGYLTGALLANIASEMAFTLYTDAYGLLNTAGHLLLITSIYFIYKALIETGLRKPFDLLFRQLRKNEEKYRLLFNSGSDAVFFIDEGDKFVEVNDRACEVLGYSRAELLTMGISDIDDPTVPTDKEAVIQQIKDKGFAVFERLHVAKDGRRIPVELNARQIQVDGRPMFLSVARDISERKRAEKALRESESKLKLKLDYILSPEVELGENDLTAVFDLPLIQQMMDDLYTVTGIGFSIIDLKGKVLVGTGWQEICTDFHRRSPRACANCIESDLALTAGVNRGEFKTYKCKNNMWDIVTPLYIADRHIANVFTGQFFFDDEKPDVALFSRQADEFGFDKKEYFAALEKAPRHSRCKVAALMDFFTRFANMISEMGYNNLKLAKAITDQRQAIQRLAETKTDLDRAQDVAHVGSWRMDVRRNVLEWSGENYRIFGIPAGTPLTYETFLSTIHPEDRQYVDAKWQAGLRGEPYDIEHRLLVGGREKWVREKAYLEFDEDGSVIGGFGITHDITDRKELEANLTRAAMEWQATFDSITDVIMLLDRHHKIIRTNRAFETTFHIPASEAVGKHCHDIVHGLGMAPGFCPHSRTMSCAGSAREEFFEPKLGIYIEATTLPTFNSEGECSGSVHIIKNIHERKTAETEREDLLRQVENQRLLLETTLEQFPSGVVIRNTAGELVMGNEEVRRIFGQLPQNIAEFDASCCYRKDGTHFKTADWPMNRTVVSGEVILNEEIEIIKPDGEHLTVLTSTGPVRDVNDETIAHVGVFRDITERKLTERRLEILSRFPAENPNPVMRVDPHGTILYVNPASRYVLNCWSTTVQHRLPEDLCVLVRESLNSGFDQHVEVQCGDRVFAFSITPVTEFRYVNLYGRDITERKQAEQALQQLNTELEDRVRIRTLELTEAHSKLLEQLRLRAEAEESLRSLSGRLLRIQEEERRNIARELHDQTGQSLTVLKLMIGRADRLATEELKPLLRDIATMTADIIKQVRSLSVSLRPGVLDDLGLVSALDWLFKQLGTQAGLHVRFEHSPLPELNSDVSTAVYRITQEALTNVMRHSGATEAAVVLNIDGRTLHLAISDRGRGFDPEAMAASSSTGLSAIRERAALLGGYGKIESSPGNGTTVIISVPLPEEPALQN; this is encoded by the coding sequence ATGAGTACCATTGTTGACAACAGGCAGTCGAGCGATTCCCAGGCCAGATTAATTCTGGCCTGGGCTCTGGCATTTGCTGGCCTTTTCCTCCTATCACGCTCCGACTTTTTGCTCTTTCACAGCATCGTCGAACTGATAGGCGTGGTGGTGGCGTTCAGTATATTCATCATCGCCTGGAACGCCAGGCGGCTCCTGGACAACGGTTTCCTGCTTTTCATCGGCATCGGGTTCTTGTTCGTCGGCGTACTCGGACTTATGCACACCCTTTCTTACCGCGGTATGGGAGTGTTTATCGGCTACGAGCCAGTCAACCTGGCAGCGCAATTCTGGATCGCCACCAGGTTCATCCAAGCTGCAGTCTTGCTGGCGGCCTCGGCATTTATTCTTCGACGGCTTAACGTCAACGCCGCATTCCTGGGTTTTGGCGTCCTGACGATCCTGACAATCACTTCAATCCTGGTCTGGCGTAACTTTCCGCAGATGTTCGACCCGGACGCCGGGTTGACAACTTTTAAGATAGCCGGCGAGTTCTTTATTACTTTTATCCTGGTGCTGGCTATCGCCAACTTGCGCCGGAACCGCGTGGGACTGGACCGGACAGTGGTCGGCTATCTGACCGGGGCGCTTTTGGCTAACATCGCTTCCGAGATGGCATTCACCCTTTATACCGACGCTTACGGCCTTCTGAACACGGCGGGGCATTTGTTGCTCATTACGTCAATCTATTTTATCTATAAAGCGCTTATCGAGACAGGGTTACGAAAGCCGTTCGACTTGTTGTTCCGCCAGTTGCGGAAAAACGAAGAAAAATACCGGCTCTTGTTCAATAGCGGCAGTGACGCTGTCTTCTTCATCGATGAGGGCGATAAATTCGTCGAGGTCAACGACCGCGCCTGCGAGGTTCTGGGTTATTCCAGGGCTGAACTTCTCACCATGGGTATCAGTGATATTGACGATCCGACGGTACCCACCGATAAAGAGGCCGTCATTCAACAGATCAAGGACAAGGGGTTTGCCGTATTCGAACGCCTCCATGTTGCTAAAGACGGGCGGCGGATACCTGTGGAGCTGAACGCCAGGCAAATCCAGGTTGACGGCAGGCCGATGTTCCTGTCAGTGGCAAGGGACATCTCCGAACGAAAACGCGCTGAAAAAGCCTTGAGGGAGAGCGAGTCCAAATTAAAGCTCAAACTGGACTATATCCTCTCCCCGGAGGTTGAACTCGGTGAAAATGACCTCACCGCCGTCTTCGACCTGCCGCTCATCCAGCAAATGATGGACGACCTATACACAGTCACCGGAATAGGATTTTCAATCATCGACTTGAAAGGGAAAGTGCTGGTTGGAACCGGCTGGCAGGAGATCTGCACCGACTTCCACCGCCGCAGTCCGCGAGCCTGCGCCAATTGCATCGAAAGCGACCTGGCGCTGACCGCCGGGGTCAATCGGGGTGAATTTAAAACCTACAAATGCAAAAACAACATGTGGGACATCGTCACCCCGCTGTACATTGCCGACCGGCATATCGCCAATGTCTTCACCGGCCAATTCTTTTTCGACGATGAAAAACCTGATGTCGCGCTCTTTTCCCGGCAGGCTGATGAGTTTGGTTTTGATAAAAAGGAATACTTTGCCGCGTTAGAAAAAGCCCCCCGTCACAGCCGCTGCAAAGTAGCCGCTCTGATGGACTTCTTCACCAGGTTCGCCAACATGATTTCCGAAATGGGCTACAACAACCTGAAACTGGCCAAGGCGATTACCGACCAACGACAGGCGATCCAAAGGCTGGCGGAAACTAAAACTGACCTTGACAGAGCCCAGGACGTGGCTCACGTGGGGAGCTGGCGAATGGATGTCCGGCGCAATGTCCTTGAGTGGTCCGGGGAGAACTACCGGATCTTCGGCATCCCAGCCGGCACCCCGCTCACCTACGAGACCTTCCTTTCCACGATACACCCCGAAGACCGGCAGTATGTGGATGCCAAATGGCAGGCCGGTTTACGCGGCGAGCCGTATGACATTGAACACCGATTGCTTGTCGGCGGCCGTGAAAAATGGGTGCGGGAAAAAGCATATCTTGAATTCGATGAGGACGGTTCAGTGATCGGCGGATTCGGCATCACCCACGACATCACCGACCGAAAAGAACTGGAAGCGAACCTTACCCGCGCCGCCATGGAGTGGCAGGCTACCTTCGATTCGATCACCGATGTCATCATGCTGCTTGACCGCCACCACAAGATCATACGAACAAACCGGGCGTTTGAAACCACTTTCCACATCCCGGCAAGCGAGGCAGTGGGTAAACATTGTCATGACATTGTTCACGGCCTGGGGATGGCTCCCGGTTTCTGCCCGCACTCCCGGACGATGAGCTGCGCCGGCTCCGCCCGCGAGGAATTTTTTGAACCGAAACTTGGGATTTATATCGAAGCCACGACGCTGCCGACTTTCAATTCCGAAGGCGAATGCAGCGGGTCGGTGCATATCATAAAAAACATCCACGAACGTAAAACAGCAGAAACGGAACGAGAAGACCTGCTGCGGCAGGTGGAGAACCAGCGCCTGCTGCTCGAGACCACCCTGGAACAGTTCCCTTCCGGCGTGGTCATCCGCAATACCGCCGGAGAGCTGGTCATGGGCAACGAGGAAGTCCGCCGGATATTCGGACAATTGCCACAAAATATCGCTGAATTCGATGCCAGCTGCTGTTACCGCAAAGACGGCACTCACTTCAAAACGGCAGATTGGCCGATGAACCGCACCGTAGTTTCAGGAGAAGTGATTCTCAATGAAGAAATAGAAATCATCAAGCCTGACGGGGAGCATTTGACGGTCCTGACTTCCACCGGCCCGGTGCGGGATGTGAACGACGAGACGATAGCTCACGTCGGTGTATTCAGGGACATTACTGAACGCAAATTAACAGAACGCAGACTGGAGATCCTGTCCCGCTTCCCGGCTGAAAACCCCAACCCCGTCATGAGAGTAGATCCACACGGCACGATACTCTATGTCAATCCAGCCAGCCGTTACGTTCTGAACTGCTGGTCAACCACTGTTCAGCATCGTTTACCTGAAGACCTATGCGTTCTGGTTAGGGAGTCTTTGAATTCCGGTTTCGACCAACACGTTGAGGTTCAATGCGGGGACCGTGTTTTTGCCTTTTCAATAACTCCAGTTACGGAATTTCGATATGTCAATCTTTACGGGCGTGACATTACCGAGCGCAAACAGGCCGAGCAAGCTTTGCAGCAGCTCAATACAGAACTTGAGGACAGGGTGAGGATTCGCACTCTGGAATTAACCGAGGCTCACTCCAAACTCCTTGAACAACTTAGGCTTCGCGCTGAAGCCGAGGAATCCCTCCGGTCCCTGTCAGGCCGCCTGCTCCGGATTCAAGAGGAAGAACGGCGGAATATCGCCCGGGAACTGCACGACCAGACCGGCCAAAGCCTGACCGTTCTCAAGCTGATGATCGGCAGGGCAGACCGGTTGGCCACAGAAGAATTGAAACCGCTGCTGCGAGACATAGCCACCATGACCGCAGACATCATCAAGCAGGTGCGCAGCCTGTCAGTATCGCTCCGGCCTGGAGTCCTTGATGACCTGGGGCTGGTATCCGCCCTGGACTGGCTGTTCAAGCAACTGGGCACCCAGGCTGGACTTCATGTCCGATTTGAACATTCACCGCTGCCGGAGCTCAACTCCGATGTCAGCACCGCGGTCTACCGCATCACTCAGGAAGCCTTGACCAACGTCATGCGGCATTCAGGTGCAACGGAAGCGGCTGTGGTTCTTAATATTGACGGCCGGACGCTCCATTTAGCCATCAGCGACCGTGGTCGCGGCTTTGATCCAGAGGCTATGGCGGCTTCCAGTTCGACAGGGTTGTCTGCGATTCGGGAACGGGCGGCGCTCCTGGGTGGTTATGGTAAAATTGAATCCTCACCCGGGAACGGTACCACCGTAATCATCAGCGTACCGTTACCTGAAGAACCTGCCCTGCAGAACTAG
- a CDS encoding ornithine cyclodeaminase family protein (catalyzes the interconversion of alanine and pyruvate), protein MSTLLLTRADTLELMSMTEVLNAVEQAFSDYARNIASMPSKAYLTLPEGDFRAMPAQIPGAAGLKWVNVHPGNYRRNLPTVMAIIIYSEPETGYPLSIMDATEITAYRTGAASAIASKYLARKDARTLGLVGAGKQAQTQLLAHAEYFQFEEIMVYDSSVEAAAHFKALFPGFPITAASLEKTAGADIVCTLTPVRSPIIRRDWIKPGAHINAVGADAPGKQELDPVILDEACVVVDDIEQSIHAGELNVPVTAGLYKRDRIYATLGELTYGKKPGRSNNTEITVFDSTGLAVQDMATAKIVFNRALERGIGFRFDFIEKISERVSSPIKDPHNQ, encoded by the coding sequence ATGTCAACACTTTTGCTGACCCGAGCGGATACCCTGGAATTGATGAGTATGACTGAAGTGCTCAATGCAGTTGAACAGGCTTTCAGTGATTACGCGCGCAACATAGCTTCCATGCCCTCTAAAGCCTACCTCACTCTACCCGAGGGCGATTTCCGGGCAATGCCGGCCCAGATCCCTGGAGCCGCCGGCCTGAAATGGGTCAACGTCCACCCCGGAAATTACCGGCGGAACCTCCCGACAGTGATGGCGATTATCATCTACTCAGAACCGGAAACAGGTTATCCCCTGTCTATCATGGATGCCACTGAAATCACCGCCTACCGTACCGGCGCCGCCTCCGCTATCGCCAGCAAATACCTGGCCCGGAAGGATGCCCGGACACTGGGACTGGTCGGCGCTGGCAAACAGGCTCAAACGCAACTGCTGGCACATGCCGAGTATTTCCAGTTCGAAGAAATCATGGTCTACGATTCATCTGTCGAAGCGGCGGCGCACTTTAAAGCTCTTTTTCCGGGATTTCCGATTACCGCAGCCAGCCTGGAAAAAACGGCGGGCGCCGACATTGTTTGCACCCTGACCCCGGTACGCTCCCCGATAATCAGACGGGATTGGATAAAACCAGGCGCTCATATCAACGCCGTTGGCGCCGACGCGCCTGGAAAACAGGAACTAGACCCGGTGATACTGGACGAGGCTTGCGTGGTAGTTGACGATATCGAGCAATCCATCCATGCCGGCGAACTCAACGTGCCGGTTACTGCTGGCCTTTACAAGCGCGACCGCATCTATGCCACCCTGGGTGAACTGACCTACGGGAAAAAGCCCGGCCGCTCCAACAACACAGAAATCACGGTATTCGATTCCACCGGACTGGCCGTACAGGACATGGCAACAGCCAAGATCGTCTTTAACCGGGCTTTGGAACGCGGTATCGGCTTCCGTTTTGATTTCATCGAAAAGATAAGCGAACGGGTGTCGTCCCCGATAAAAGACCCTCACAATCAATGA
- a CDS encoding ATP-dependent 6-phosphofructokinase, with amino-acid sequence MKRIAVLTSGGDAPGMNSAIRAVVRCGIAAGFEVYGVNHGYNGLIAGIFRQMGPRDVSGIIQAGGTILGSSRSEEFETEPGRERAVNNLTDRKIDALVVIGGNGSQTGAYLLNEMGFPTVGIASTIDNDLYGTDQSIGVDTALNIALEAIDRLKVTASSHQRAHIVETMGRDHGYLALMSGIAGGAEQIIIPEVETTPEKIGAVIKKTYDSGKSHCLIVAAEGSYWNAERILAHFRGKPELGFSLRATILGHVQRGGAPTAFDRLLATRLGMAAVDQLTEGKSGILFGLACGEIKTIPLAEVKNHKKTLDLKILATAEQLAI; translated from the coding sequence ATGAAAAGAATTGCAGTCTTAACCAGCGGGGGCGACGCCCCCGGCATGAACTCGGCTATCCGAGCCGTTGTGCGCTGCGGGATCGCCGCCGGGTTCGAGGTCTACGGCGTTAATCATGGTTACAACGGCCTCATTGCCGGTATTTTCCGCCAGATGGGACCGCGGGATGTCTCGGGCATTATCCAGGCCGGCGGCACGATACTGGGATCAAGCCGCTCCGAAGAGTTCGAGACCGAGCCGGGCCGGGAGCGGGCTGTCAATAACCTGACAGATCGGAAAATAGACGCGCTAGTGGTTATTGGCGGCAACGGTTCACAGACCGGGGCGTATCTGCTCAACGAGATGGGCTTCCCCACCGTCGGCATCGCTTCAACTATCGACAACGACCTCTACGGCACCGACCAGAGCATCGGTGTGGACACAGCGCTGAACATCGCCCTGGAGGCGATCGACCGGCTAAAGGTCACGGCTTCTTCACACCAGCGGGCTCACATCGTCGAAACCATGGGCAGGGACCACGGGTACCTGGCGCTCATGTCGGGCATAGCCGGAGGGGCGGAACAGATCATCATCCCGGAGGTTGAGACGACCCCTGAAAAAATCGGCGCCGTGATCAAGAAGACCTACGATTCAGGCAAATCGCACTGCCTGATTGTAGCCGCCGAAGGGTCATATTGGAACGCCGAAAGAATTTTGGCTCACTTCAGAGGAAAGCCGGAACTTGGCTTTTCTCTTCGGGCGACTATCCTCGGCCACGTGCAGCGGGGAGGCGCCCCGACCGCGTTCGATCGGTTGCTGGCGACGCGGCTGGGAATGGCGGCCGTTGATCAGTTGACTGAAGGCAAATCAGGCATCCTCTTCGGCCTGGCCTGCGGCGAGATCAAGACCATCCCGCTTGCTGAAGTGAAAAACCATAAAAAAACACTTGACCTGAAGATTCTGGCCACGGCGGAACAGCTTGCCATCTGA
- a CDS encoding NAD(P)/FAD-dependent oxidoreductase yields the protein MNILPEFTGTKRVLVIGGGAAGLLAAGRAAELGAQVILLERMEAPGKKLLITGKGRCNITNTAPLKEFLAAFGPNGRFLYGAFHRFFRDQLLDFFRRRGVETESERGGRVFPVSDNAADVVNALVSHAREHAAEIRLNSRVRTIERDSRGIRGVKLERGEFIPAEAVILAAGGASYPATGSAGDGFSLAEKAGHRINPLYPALVPLVIKEIGFAVACQGVALKNIRLTAFACDKASIPDITIEHDYGRGTGWEKPPPKVIESRFGEMLFTHFGIGGPITLLMSQAVARALDAGPVSVHIDLKPALSKKELDARLQREFAANPRRQLPAILRELLPEKMVEVVAGISGIPLGRTAANFTAGDRRGLVKLLKGLAFEVRSTLPLGAAMVTAGGVELAEVDPKTMASKLVPGLYLVGEVLDLDADTGGFNLQAAFSTGWVAGEAAAKTASVDYP from the coding sequence GTGAATATTCTGCCTGAATTTACGGGGACAAAACGAGTTCTCGTTATTGGCGGAGGCGCCGCCGGACTCCTGGCTGCAGGCCGCGCCGCTGAACTCGGCGCCCAGGTCATCCTCCTGGAGCGGATGGAGGCGCCGGGCAAGAAACTGCTCATCACCGGCAAAGGTCGCTGCAATATCACCAACACGGCGCCGCTGAAGGAGTTTTTGGCAGCTTTCGGTCCCAACGGCCGGTTCCTTTACGGCGCTTTCCATCGCTTCTTCCGCGATCAGTTGCTTGATTTCTTCCGCCGTCGCGGTGTAGAAACTGAAAGCGAACGTGGCGGCCGGGTCTTTCCCGTCTCCGATAACGCCGCCGACGTAGTTAACGCCCTGGTCTCCCACGCCCGGGAACACGCCGCCGAAATCAGGCTGAACAGCCGGGTGAGAACCATCGAGCGCGACAGCCGCGGCATCAGGGGCGTGAAGCTGGAGAGAGGCGAGTTCATTCCAGCCGAGGCTGTCATTCTGGCAGCGGGCGGCGCCTCTTACCCGGCCACCGGTTCCGCAGGCGACGGCTTCAGCCTGGCCGAAAAAGCCGGCCACCGGATAAATCCGCTCTACCCGGCACTGGTGCCCCTGGTTATTAAAGAAATCGGCTTCGCCGTCGCTTGCCAGGGCGTCGCTCTCAAAAATATCCGGCTGACGGCGTTCGCCTGTGACAAGGCTTCTATCCCGGACATTACAATCGAGCATGATTACGGCCGGGGCACCGGTTGGGAGAAACCGCCGCCGAAAGTCATCGAAAGCCGCTTCGGCGAGATGCTGTTCACCCATTTCGGCATCGGCGGCCCGATCACGCTGCTCATGAGCCAGGCGGTGGCCAGAGCGCTGGATGCCGGCCCGGTCTCGGTGCATATTGACCTCAAACCGGCGCTATCCAAAAAGGAACTTGACGCCCGGCTGCAGCGCGAATTCGCCGCTAACCCCAGGCGGCAGCTGCCGGCTATTCTCAGGGAACTGCTGCCGGAGAAAATGGTGGAGGTCGTAGCGGGAATTTCAGGAATCCCCCTGGGCCGGACGGCGGCGAATTTCACCGCCGGGGACCGCCGCGGCCTGGTCAAACTACTCAAAGGCCTGGCTTTTGAGGTGCGGAGCACGCTGCCGCTCGGCGCGGCCATGGTCACCGCCGGAGGCGTCGAACTCGCCGAGGTCGATCCCAAGACAATGGCATCCAAGCTCGTTCCCGGCCTCTACCTGGTCGGTGAAGTGCTGGATCTGGATGCGGACACCGGCGGTTTCAACCTGCAAGCGGCATTTTCTACCGGTTGGGTGGCAGGTGAGGCCGCAGCTAAAACGGCGAGCGTTGATTATCCCTGA
- a CDS encoding dihydroorotate dehydrogenase electron transfer subunit gives MLNTKPSLVSGTVLSNEGVMPGVFSLRLHCPEIAAAARPGQFLMLKCSESLLLRRPISISDANAPSGQIGLMIATVGKGTDWLSKRQPGEELDVLGLLGNGFEIDDRAERLLLVAGGMGIAPLNFLAKKAAALGKKVTLVLGARTGELLCPSSHLPGVDECVLCTEDASVGITGRVTDCPDTHIEMAQQIFACGPLPMYRALMRDPRFKNKPMQLSLEVRMACGIGLCYGCTVNTKQGLKQVCQDGPVFEAQDILWQELADL, from the coding sequence ATGCTAAATACTAAACCTTCTCTGGTTTCCGGGACCGTGCTCTCTAACGAGGGGGTGATGCCGGGTGTCTTCAGCCTGCGGCTGCATTGCCCGGAGATCGCCGCGGCGGCCAGACCGGGTCAGTTCCTCATGCTCAAGTGCAGTGAAAGCCTGCTGCTCCGCCGTCCGATAAGCATCTCCGACGCCAATGCCCCATCGGGGCAGATCGGACTCATGATCGCCACAGTCGGCAAGGGCACCGACTGGTTATCTAAGCGGCAGCCCGGCGAGGAACTGGATGTCCTCGGCCTGCTGGGCAACGGTTTCGAAATAGATGATCGCGCCGAAAGGCTGCTGCTGGTCGCCGGCGGCATGGGCATCGCCCCGCTCAACTTCCTGGCTAAAAAAGCAGCGGCACTTGGTAAAAAAGTGACCCTGGTCCTTGGCGCCCGCACCGGCGAACTATTGTGTCCTTCAAGCCATCTGCCCGGCGTCGATGAATGTGTCCTGTGCACCGAAGACGCCTCGGTCGGTATTACAGGCAGGGTCACCGATTGCCCTGACACTCACATCGAGATGGCGCAGCAGATCTTCGCCTGCGGCCCGCTGCCCATGTACCGGGCGCTTATGAGGGACCCCCGATTCAAAAACAAACCGATGCAGTTATCATTGGAAGTCCGGATGGCTTGCGGCATCGGGCTGTGTTATGGTTGTACCGTCAATACCAAACAAGGCCTCAAACAGGTATGCCAGGACGGGCCGGTGTTTGAGGCACAGGACATCTTGTGGCAAGAGTTAGCCGACCTGTAA